The sequence below is a genomic window from Plutella xylostella chromosome 14, ilPluXylo3.1, whole genome shotgun sequence.
TTGGTGGCTGGATGCTTATTCTTGAAGAAAtacgaagtttcggagagcTGGTGGTATGCCATTGGTATTTTAGAAGCAACGaggtagagtcgtggttagcgcagtaGCTCAGAAACTTCGCAGCATTTCTTCTAGCAAGAGTAGGCCTCAGATTACAGTCctcaaggagcgccacaagaGTCGGGCTTCGGCCTTCCTTATCTAACGAATACCGGCTACCTATCCCTATTGATTTACTCTATCCAGTCTATGTTGTTACGAAACATAGTACTTAAATAGCAAGATGTTATAACTTCCTTAGAGCAGAATAATTTTGTCACTTGCTTTGTcactatttttaatttatgaattgttaatttatttttactttttcgttTCTTTTCAGTTCCAAGGTCCACCGCAAATGCAGAGACCCCCTGGCCCGGATAATATGCATGTAATTTGAGTTTTTCTatccttattattattaagatgTACTAAATCTGTTTGTTAGTGGTTATCACAGCTCCTCATGATTTGTTTGTATGAACGTCTCATAGTCGGTGGATCATCAAAATTTCCGTGCTGCGGAAAAAATCCAACATGACTccaaattgaaaataattttgatgaattatatttttttataaaatgtaaattgtaACGATTATCCACCCCACCATACAGTTCCAAGGCCCACCCCAAATGCAGCGTCCGCGCGGACCAGAGAACACGCAtgtaatttcattttatttatactttacaaatacaaaagtTTGAGTGTGTATTTTGTTGCTTCTTTGGATTTAATTTTCTCTAATAATATACTGAAAGATATCTTTTTAATCCGCAACCGACAAGAAGACGTGTGACGTGTTCTCGAGATAAAAATATGGCCCCATGagttatatgtacttaccctAGAAAATAAAATGCTGCTTTGTGTGCATCTTCAGAGTATCACCCAGTTGCAGAAAGGGTTTTTTAATGAATCAAATATCACAGACAGTTAATGTATCTCTTAAAATATTGACTAAAACCAATAAGTTAATATCGATAATTTCCATTAAAACCTTTCTGCATCTCCTATCCCACCCACACTACAACCATCCATTTCCTCGACAGTTCCAAGGCCCGCCCATGCAGCGGCCGCCGGGCCCGCGCGGCGAGTGGGGCGCGCGCCCCCCGCACCCGCTGCCGCCGCAGCAGCCGCAGTACCCGCCGCACCACCAGATGCCGCACCAGATGCCGCCCCCGCAGCATGTGAGTAGCTATACATATTACCGTGTCCCCTCATCAGGCAAACCGTTAGCGATCGACTGAGTTTGCGGCGTATCGATTTAGTACGCTCTTCCATATATTTGTATAATGGAGTGTCCACAGTCTGCTTGTTTAGTACGCAGTTTGCAGCGTCACGCGCGCAGACTATCTCAGTATCTCGCCGCTAACAGTCTGTCACTGGGGACACGGCCTTATTATAGTTATATGTCTGAAATTGAGTATTTACACGAATAGTGAACGtgagtataaaatatgtacagcgaaaagcgggtggcaTGCTTTCGAATCATCTGACTACCCTTTCTGGGATTACAGTCGTTAGCATAATGTGTGCATGTATGTCTGAAATTAGGTGATCAATGATTtctaataatagaaagaaggAACCTAATCAGCACCAAAAAAACTGCAgctttaacatattattagtaACTTCGACGTGGGATTgtcttttcatttttattctaACACACTTCACACTTCGTATTATCTACCTCATTGCCTTTCATAACTATAGCTGATTTTAACAGAATGCGGATTCCATCACGTACGCGGGATGGtcgccattttcccgcgttCGTATTCCTCTCGTCATAATGAACACTTGTATGAAGCGCAATCCctgcgtgatgaaatctgcatgctgttaaaaacatcCTATGTCTGAAGCGTCGGTACTATTTCAAATGCAACAACTCATAACCCTTCTACCTCTCCCCCACAGCAACCGCCAGGGCAAGGCATGCCGCCCCCGCACCACCAGATGCCCCCGCACGCGGGCCCCCCGCGCGGCCCCCCGCCGCACGCAGGTATGAACGGCTACCCAGGTACGATACATCACTGTTCTTAGCATGACGGGAGACGGTACTAACGAGGCTTTGTAGCACCGCTGTACTACTGACGAAAATGCTGTAGATAAGATGCTGTGCTGTAGGTATGAAAGGCTACCCGGGTACGACACTATACTGTTCTTAGCGTGATACCAGGTGACAAGGTCTACTAACGAGGCTTCACGCGGCTTGTAGCAccgctataataataaaaggaTGCAAGCTGTAGATATAAATGACTAGCCGGGTGGGTAACTGTTCTTATGTAGCAGGATATCACGTGATCAGAGTGAGGTACTTACTAAGCTTTGTAGTACCTTACTGCTTGGGTATCAAACAATGCCATTTATTAGAGTGCAAGCTGTATAAGATGAAACGTTACTAAAGAGGCTTCAAGCGGCTTATAGCACTGCTATACCTCTTAAAAACAAGTACACAACATTGCTACGGCCAGTATCTATTAAGGCGCTTCACATTCAGAAtctataataatgatgaaagGTGCTGTAGAATAGTTTCCTAGGTACTAACACGATTGCATGATACAAAATACACTATATTCATGGCTGGCTCTAACAAGATAGGAAATGCTATCTATTGGACTATGTAGTCGCACCATTGGGCAGTTATTTAACAAGAATACAGCTGCCAGACTCTGGAATACAAATGGCTATGGCCACTATAACTTTGAATTCAAAGAACATAGAAAGAAATTAGGCTAGTTCACATAAGCAAAAAGTGATGGTCCAAAAAAACTAAGGGATGCTTTTAGTTATAACAAAGCATTACTAGCGCCACGGCTTGCCCTAACTTATTAGCATACTAAGTACTGCTTGCAAgttaaatcaaaataaatataagtacatactacGTATACGTACAGTACCTCTTATGGTCTtcatataccataaataacATGCAGGTGAAATTTTATATCGCAGCCGTTTCAATTTTTTCGGGTTAATAGAGTAGCTTCCTGTATGCACCATCCACATGCGTATAAACTGCTTCATACCATAAACACTCCTTCACCGCTGGTCTCCATTGTCCACAGGAGTGGGCCCGGGAGCCCCCGCGCCGCACGTGAACCCCGCGTTCTTCAACCAGCAGCCGACGCAGCCCGCGCCCGGCCCCCAGCCGGGACCGCAGCCGGGACCACCAGGTAATAAGGGCTTTGTAGACATTGGTTTTATATAAGCGAGTTAGTGACAGAAAGGAGATGCTATGGTGGTAGCGCATCTCCACTACAAAGGGAGGGTCTTCAGACAAAGTCGGATGCTTTGGCTTTCCGACAGCTGCCAAGCCAGACCGGATGGGAAGAAGACTACGTTGGAATTTAGCAATAACCCGTAACAGCCTCTTACAAGCTATGCCAAAAATTATCACTCCATACTATTATTTTGAAAGCACTGCCATGCGTCTATGCTCTTCTACTAACATGTCTTCTGTTGCTAGGTCCGGCCCCTTACGGGCACCCGCCGCacggcgcgccgccgccgcagcagGGCCCGCCGCCCGGCGCGCGACAGCCGCCTTACGGGAGACCACCACaggtaatatatttatttattatttcttcattctttattgcacaaatatacgAAATagatgtacaaaaggtgggcttaatgcgtAATATAATGTTTAATGAAGCATTAGCTATGGATAGCAGATGTAGAACTCGCTGCACGGTTCTGTTATCTATGATAAAGTCATTTATTGTACGTTACACCAATCATAGCTCCATGTTCGTGAATCGCGATTTCGTGACGTGACGTCTACCTACGTCAATAACGGACCTGTGTAGCAGAGACTGGTTGATGATATGTACCAGGAGACGTGAAGAGGAGATCGTATCGTATACACTTATAAGGAAACACGAAGCCAATTCAATTCTGCAGTAAAATAATAGCAACCGAGCAGCGTAGAGCTTACCAATTGGTGTCGTTTATTTTGATCTACCGCCGCACACCgtatttatttcaatgttttgtaaattttaccTTTCTATTTGCAGAGCTACCCCGGCGCGGAGGCGGTGCGACCGCCGCACCACGCTGCACCAATGCCGGCGCCGCACCTCACACACCCGCCAATCAGCGAGGCGGAGTTCGAAGAGGTCATGGGTCGCAATAGGACGGTGTCGTCCAGCGCCATTGCCCGCGCCGTGTCTGATGCCGCGGCCGGGGAGTACGCGTCTGCTATAGAGACGCTGGTTACTGCGATATCGCTGATCAAACAGAGCAAGGTTGGTAATTTCTACTTGAATGTAGATTAATGGATTATTGAGCAGGTTAGATGAGAATTGAGAGCATCTGCATCTGCATTCTTTATAAATCAAGATCTTTGTCTGATAGGTTGCGAAATGCACACGAATGAAGATCGTCAGTCGAAAAATTACGACCCGTTAAGCCCAGAACATGAGCTTCCCCGAATAGTAGCGGTCTTGCACCTGCCTCTTCCCATTATAACCGGCGCTTGCCTGTCAAATATGTCCATATTTCCATCTAAGTACGCAGCATAGAAACCCCAGCAGAAAGCTCACATGACAACTCCAACTCATTCCAGGTGGCTCACGACGACCGCTGCAAGATCCTCATATCCTCACTCCAAGACACTCTCCACGGCGTCGAAACCAAGTCATACAGCAGCAGCGAGCGCTCGCGGCGAACCGAACGCTCGCGCTCTCGGGAACGGGAGCGGGAGGCTCGCGCGCACCACCGCAGCGCCCCGCCGCGGCGTCGGGAGCGAAGCTCGTCGAGGTACCGGGACCGCAGCCGCGACAGGGAGGATCGGGACAGGTGAGCGGGGTGGGGTTCTTTGAGGGTGTGGAAAAgggtatagttagccgaaaagTGACTTAGagggtaaaataaaataataatcagaAACTATGTAAGTCACTTggattgaaaaaaataaccacaaattttaaaatctacGTCGTTGAACAATAGTTGTTCGAAATGTGACTTTTGGCtaactataccacttttgcaacgaTCTGTATAATATTAGCTTTACATTGATTCGTGTGGCGTAAGCGGACGCGCACGTTATGACGGGCCGCAAAGGAAAAACTACTCTTATGTACTCGGTGTACTTTATTTCGTATGTGGGCTATGtaacataactttaaaaaagcCATTTCGAAAAGCACTGAAGTAGAATATTTAGATTGCAATTGGTAGTTCGAGTTTTTCACAACAGTTATGGACCCAGTTCAATGTGGATATTCTATTTCAGATACAGGGCAAAGTCAAGGGATCGCGAACGGGATCGTGATGCGTAAGTTACATTTTCCGCTGCTGAAAGCTGAGGATTCATTGTTTGCGCGTGTATGAATAGTAAATAGTAACTGGGGAAGCAGATTTAACGCTTATAGGTCACGATACTTTTAAGTAACTTACGTACCGAATGaaatactaacccccttattcatagaaaagttacaataggttttaactaataaactgttttgtccctctctgtcaaagaacaaattgttctttgtcggagagggacaaaacagtttattagttaaaacgttctgtaacttctctatgaataagggggttaaacTGTATCTTTATGGTCGCATCGCATCTTGCTTTCTGTGGAAGAGGGTTTCCGGCAGAGAATAAAtacagtacttacttacttacttattcccaatctccgctggggagcaaagggccgaagtgaagcgccgccattctttacgatcttgGGCCAGCTCAGAGACAGACAGTGCACACATAAAACTCATGGTAGTAGTTATATAGCCATCGACAGTGTATGCCAAAATGTTTCCATGTAAATACCCTGGAACCTTCACCACTGTCTACAGTATTCTAGTTTTATATACTTGTTATGTTTTGATGCGAAAAGCAAATATATTTGCAATAACACCTATTTTCTCTGCCATTAAACATTGTATTCAGTATGTGGCATTCCCTGAGCTACCCATAAGCCGCTGAATTGCGTTGGTCTGACTATACAACCAACCTCAAACCGACACAACTAATTAACCAATCGACCGCACCCGTCACCCACTCTACCTATCACAACACCAAGTGAACACAACGTCTCTCATTGCAGGTACTACCGTGACTACCGCGAGAGGGAGCGCGACCGCTCTCGCTCGCGCGACCGCGAACGCACCGACCACTACAACCGCGGACACAGTCGGGAGGAGAGGTGAGGATAATGAGCCTGATTATATAGCAACTGAGCTTTGTGTCTCAAAATTAACATTAGCAAACAGGCAAATTTCATATAGCAATAACAAAGCACTATGGCTATCtcaatgaaataattatggtATAATTTCAAGGGTGTGTGTTTTACTTTAATACACTTCTATTTCACCCTAATCCCCATATTTCAATAGAATTCCTACTTAGTCCATTCCGTTACATCTCAGTTAATTCGGTCCAAaacctttttattttcttattatcTTAAAATTGGGCGTAAAAGTGGATAACAATCCGAGTCACGAGGAGACAGTATCTGAAACATAAAACCATTTTTTGCAGTAAAATTTCAAGCATAAGCAAATCGAGAAACATTGGCACTAGCAGGTACGTTTTTTCTATTTCGTCTTCAGTAACTTTACCTGTCGCCTCTTCCATtatcatataaatattatatgacTACATGACAGCTCACTGGTTGCGGGTGCTTTTAACCTCGAAAAATCatactttttgtttgttttgttataaaacTGTGGGTAACGGAATGGAAAAAAGGATTTTGCAATATGCAGGTTCAGTTTCATTGACATACATAATTGTTTAGTCACCACTATTATAATACGTATTAACCTCGATGGTAATCTggcaatataatatatgtattgcCAGATTACCAAAAGAAAAACACTATACTATCCAGATCCATATAATTGCCATTCGTATTAGGTTTTAACCATTTGCGTCCGGAAGTCGCGATATCGCACCTGACGACAATAGATTTCTATGGTGTCTGATTATCTGGCGTGTTGCCCTAAAAATTTTGCTTAAACTTGAAGATAACTTTACTCATACCGTTTCTCCCACCACCAGACCTCGCGGCAAGTCGCCAGTGGAGCCcgcagccgaggcgggcggcggcgacgcCCCAGCGGCTAAAAGCAGAGCGGCACCGTACTACGACGAGAGATACCGCGAGCGACGCGACCGCGAGCCCGTCGCCGCTGAGAGGGAGAGAGACCACCGCCGGGAGGCCAGGCATTAGACAAGGATGACTGCATTTGACACCACGGAAGAAATGTTGAcggaaatatttatgtaactcAAGACTTTTTGATTTGGATGTAGTGGCTGAAGTTCCACAGCTAGCTTAGACTTCGGTTGTAGGGTTTGCTGCTAGTCTATGTAGCGGAAAATAGCACAGTCACAGTCTCACGGCAACCTGAATTGATTGATTTTCTTCCCAAGCATATAATTTATCGGCATTTAGGTGCTGATGACATTTGACATCATATTGAttagtattgtttttgaattCCACTTACGGGGATGAGTGGggattatttttgtattgttttgaaTCCCTATCGAACTAGATACATCTATCTTAGTCTTCAGTGTCTTAACAATTTAAAATctatctgaaaataaaatcccatcaacataatataaatctactacctatattatttagGTAGCTAAACTTTAACTTACAAAAAGCTTTTTATATTGACCAAGTACTATGAAGAACTGTTATGTGTGTTACAAATATTGTATCCAAAGTCTGCTtacgtttttaatttatatttcgcTTTCTAAGTACAggtttttttgcaaaatttaCTAAAGATAAGACACATTCCAATATGACACCAATTACTAAATTTCGGATCATCAGTCAAATGTTTTTgtgaagtaaataaataattgttaaaattgtGAAATCTATTTTCCTACCGTGTTGTTTGAATGTGCTAGGAAAATTGATTAGAAAAGTGTATGTACATCTCTTTAGAATTTAGTGTTAGTCTTAAGTTACTTTATTTATGGATACGTTCCATAAAAAGTAGATTATGAGTTCTATGACGCATGATCTTAGGTTAAATTGCATTAATAAATTGatgtataaattataagtacctgCCTTATTATTTCAAGTTGTCCCCAATTAATTTTAGTACGAAGAAACTATAAATACAACCAGACAGCAATAGGATAGCAACAGCGCATTTTAGTAACTCTTCAAGCTGTTTCAGCTGTATAATAGTTATGATTATGATCCAGCACATGATCCAGGAACGTAGACTCTTGACGGTGGCACCCTATACATTATAGGTATGGTGTTTCAAAAAAAGGCTCAGTCGCAAAAGGTACCAATCGCAAAATGTACCCTATGCAAATAACGTCGCATAATGCACCTTTCTCAAAATGCGCCTATCGCATAATGTACCTGTTGCAAAATGCACCTATCGCAAAATGCACCTGTCGCAAAATGCACCTATCGCAAAATGTACccttataaacttttttttacatttacataataattatctgaTCCTGTCTGTTGTttggtatatgtataaatattataattttcatactttaaacttttattcCTGTGAAAATATCGAAATTTCCGGAAAAAATTAAGTCCCCCAtactaaaaagtaataaaaccaACTCAATTGGTATGAAGAACCCAAACAAAAGTTGCTTAGAATGATGAGTTTTATCACCGGCCTGACGTTAACTTacggacaccctgtatatgtataaaaaccTACCTTGATTACAATAAACATGATAATAGACTATAATTTAACTACCTCTAAAATATAGATGAATATATTAATACAGAAGCGAATAcatgaagcgtccgtagtcgagcgagCTTCAGTGATgatgatcactgaggttaagcaacacatgcACGGTCAGCCagtggatgggtgaccgatttcaagtggttcttttctggacgcttccgtgcttcggacgacacgttaagccgtgggttccggttgctgcttcggcagcagtagttaagcctagtcagaggccttcgggcagcttgaaaacatctgacagtggGGTTGAccactctctcagcacaagcttgcttgtgttggggtccaccaacccgcactaggccagcgtggtggactaggcctaaaccctttcCTTCGTTGGAAGGAgatccgtgccccagcagtggagatgatggtataaaaatatcatcatctccatgaatatacaaaaaaatataataataatatcaaccAACAGACAGgatcacataattattatgtgaaagtaaaaaaaaatataattaatagatTTTTGTTTACAAGGGTACATTTTGTGATAGGTGCATTTTGCGACAGGTACATTTTGCGATAGGTGTATTTTGCAACAGGTGCATTTTGCGACAGGTGCATTTTGAGACGGGTGCATTTTGCGATAGGTGCATTATGCGATAGGTACATTAtgcttacaaaaataaaatctccgCGGTGCATTTTGCGATAGGTCGTCGAC
It includes:
- the LOC105381269 gene encoding cleavage and polyadenylation specificity factor subunit 6 isoform X4; amino-acid sequence: MHEKKFNLRKMADGGVDIDLYADDIESDFNRQDEFGGENVDLYDDVIAAPSKPEDGDRPPSSAPSHNSHPPEETNGNSSYHNNGPSHHHGGRRFQLYIGNLTWWATDQDIANAVADVGVQDFQDVKFFENRANGQSKGFCVISLGSDQSLRMVLDRLPKKDIHGQHPVVTLPTKQALNQFESQSKTRSTPPGPNNGPGGMRGPHPGGPPGPHPGDFFGGPNGPGPNGPPGRMMMPGPGGPHHQMRGPPPHQGPPHHMQHNQGPPPHHMQHQGPPPHQGPPPHRPPMQFQGPPQMQRPPGPDNMHFQGPPQMQRPRGPENTHFQGPPMQRPPGPRGEWGARPPHPLPPQQPQYPPHHQMPHQMPPPQHQPPGQGMPPPHHQMPPHAGPPRGPPPHAGMNGYPGVGPGAPAPHVNPAFFNQQPTQPAPGPQPGPQPGPPGPAPYGHPPHGAPPPQQGPPPGARQPPYGRPPQSYPGAEAVRPPHHAAPMPAPHLTHPPISEAEFEEVMGRNRTVSSSAIARAVSDAAAGEYASAIETLVTAISLIKQSKVAHDDRCKILISSLQDTLHGVETKSYSSSERSRRTERSRSREREREARAHHRSAPPRRRERSSSRYRDRSRDREDRDRYRAKSRDRERDRDAYYRDYRERERDRSRSRDRERTDHYNRGHSREERPRGKSPVEPAAEAGGGDAPAAKSRAAPYYDERYRERRDREPVAAERERDHRREARH
- the LOC105381269 gene encoding cleavage and polyadenylation specificity factor subunit 6 isoform X1, which translates into the protein MHEKKFNLRKMADGGVDIDLYADDIESDFNRQDEFGGENVDLYDDVIAAPSKPEDGDRPPSSAPSHNSHPPEETNGNSSYHNNGPSHHHGGRRFQLYIGNLTWWATDQDIANAVADVGVQDFQDVKFFENRANGQSKGFCVISLGSDQSLRMVLDRLPKKDIHGQHPVVTLPTKQALNQFESQSKTRSTPPGPNNGPGGMRGPHPGGPPGPHPGDFFGGPNGPGPNGPPGRMMMPGPGGPHHQMRGPPPHQGPPHHMQHNQGPPPHHMQHQGPPPHQGPPPHRPPMQFQGPPQMQRPPGPDNMHFQGPPQMQRPRGPENTHFQGPPMQRPPGPRGEWGARPPHPLPPQQPQYPPHHQMPHQMPPPQHQPPGQGMPPPHHQMPPHAGPPRGPPPHAGMNGYPGVGPGAPAPHVNPAFFNQQPTQPAPGPQPGPQPGPPGPAPYGHPPHGAPPPQQGPPPGARQPPYGRPPQSYPGAEAVRPPHHAAPMPAPHLTHPPISEAEFEEVMGRNRTVSSSAIARAVSDAAAGEYASAIETLVTAISLIKQSKVAHDDRCKILISSLQDTLHGVETKSYSSSERSRRTERSRSREREREARAHHRSAPPRRRERSSSRYRDRSRDREDRDRYRAKSRDRERDRDAYYRDYRERERDRSRSRDRERTDHYNRGHSREESKISSISKSRNIGTSRPRGKSPVEPAAEAGGGDAPAAKSRAAPYYDERYRERRDREPVAAERERDHRREARH
- the LOC105381269 gene encoding cleavage and polyadenylation specificity factor subunit 6 isoform X2 — protein: MHEKKFNLRKMADGGVDIDLYADDIESDFNRQDEFGGENVDLYDDVIAAPSKPEDGDRPPSSAPSHNSHPPEETNGNSSYHNNGPSHHHGGRRFQLYIGNLTWWATDQDIANAVADVGVQDFQDVKFFENRANGQSKGFCVISLGSDQSLRMVLDRLPKKDIHGQHPVVTLPTKQALNQFESQSKTRSTPPGPNNGPGGMRGPHPGGPPGPHPGDFFGGPNGPGPNGPPGRMMMPGPGGPHHQMRGPPPHQGPPHHMQHNQGPPPHHMQHQGPPPHQGPPPHRPPMQFQGPPQMQRPPGPDNMHFQGPPQMQRPRGPENTHFQGPPMQRPPGPRGEWGARPPHPLPPQQPQYPPHHQMPHQMPPPQHQPPGQGMPPPHHQMPPHAGPPRGPPPHAGVGPGAPAPHVNPAFFNQQPTQPAPGPQPGPQPGPPGPAPYGHPPHGAPPPQQGPPPGARQPPYGRPPQSYPGAEAVRPPHHAAPMPAPHLTHPPISEAEFEEVMGRNRTVSSSAIARAVSDAAAGEYASAIETLVTAISLIKQSKVAHDDRCKILISSLQDTLHGVETKSYSSSERSRRTERSRSREREREARAHHRSAPPRRRERSSSRYRDRSRDREDRDRYRAKSRDRERDRDAYYRDYRERERDRSRSRDRERTDHYNRGHSREESKISSISKSRNIGTSRPRGKSPVEPAAEAGGGDAPAAKSRAAPYYDERYRERRDREPVAAERERDHRREARH
- the LOC105381269 gene encoding cleavage and polyadenylation specificity factor subunit 6 isoform X5 codes for the protein MHEKKFNLRKMADGGVDIDLYADDIESDFNRQDEFGGENVDLYDDVIAAPSKPEDGDRPPSSAPSHNSHPPEETNGNSSYHNNGPSHHHGGRRFQLYIGNLTWWATDQDIANAVADVGVQDFQDVKFFENRANGQSKGFCVISLGSDQSLRMVLDRLPKKDIHGQHPVVTLPTKQALNQFESQSKTRSTPPGPNNGPGGMRGPHPGGPPGPHPGDFFGGPNGPGPNGPPGRMMMPGPGGPHHQMRGPPPHQGPPHHMQHNQGPPPHHMQHQGPPPHQGPPPHRPPMQFQGPPQMQRPPGPDNMHFQGPPMQRPPGPRGEWGARPPHPLPPQQPQYPPHHQMPHQMPPPQHQPPGQGMPPPHHQMPPHAGPPRGPPPHAGMNGYPGVGPGAPAPHVNPAFFNQQPTQPAPGPQPGPQPGPPGPAPYGHPPHGAPPPQQGPPPGARQPPYGRPPQSYPGAEAVRPPHHAAPMPAPHLTHPPISEAEFEEVMGRNRTVSSSAIARAVSDAAAGEYASAIETLVTAISLIKQSKVAHDDRCKILISSLQDTLHGVETKSYSSSERSRRTERSRSREREREARAHHRSAPPRRRERSSSRYRDRSRDREDRDRYRAKSRDRERDRDAYYRDYRERERDRSRSRDRERTDHYNRGHSREESKISSISKSRNIGTSRPRGKSPVEPAAEAGGGDAPAAKSRAAPYYDERYRERRDREPVAAERERDHRREARH
- the LOC105381269 gene encoding cleavage and polyadenylation specificity factor subunit 6 isoform X3, whose product is MHEKKFNLRKMADGGVDIDLYADDIESDFNRQDEFGGENVDLYDDVIAAPSKPEDGDRPPSSAPSHNSHPPEETNGNSSYHNNGPSHHHGGRRFQLYIGNLTWWATDQDIANAVADVGVQDFQDVKFFENRANGQSKGFCVISLGSDQSLRMVLDRLPKKDIHGQHPVVTLPTKQALNQFESQSKTRSTPPGPNNGPGGMRGPHPGGPPGPHPGDFFGGPNGPGPNGPPGRMMMPGPGGPHHQMRGPPPHQGPPHHMQHNQGPPPHHMQHQGPPPHQGPPPHRPPMQFQGPPQMQRPPGPDNMHFQGPPQMQRPRGPENTHFQGPPMQRPPGPRGEWGARPPHPLPPQQPQYPPHHQMPHQMPPPQHQPPGQGMPPPHHQMPPHAGPPRGPPPHAGMNGYPGVGPGAPAPHVNPAFFNQQPTQPAPGPQPGPQPGPPGPAPYGHPPHGAPPPQQGPPPGARQPPYGRPPQSYPGAEAVRPPHHAAPMPAPHLTHPPISEAEFEEVMGRNRTVSSSAIARAVSDAAAGEYASAIETLVTAISLIKQSKVAHDDRCKILISSLQDTLHGVETKSYSSSERSRRTERSRSREREREARAHHRSAPPRRRERSSSRYRDRSRDREDRDRYYRDYRERERDRSRSRDRERTDHYNRGHSREESKISSISKSRNIGTSRPRGKSPVEPAAEAGGGDAPAAKSRAAPYYDERYRERRDREPVAAERERDHRREARH
- the LOC105381269 gene encoding cleavage and polyadenylation specificity factor subunit 6 isoform X6, translated to MHEKKFNLRKMADGGVDIDLYADDIESDFNRQDEFGGENVDLYDDVIAAPSKPEDGDRPPSSAPSHNSHPPEETNGNSSYHNNGPSHHHGGRRFQLYIGNLTWWATDQDIANAVADVGVQDFQDVKFFENRANGQSKGFCVISLGSDQSLRMVLDRLPKKDIHGQHPVVTLPTKQALNQFESQSKTRSTPPGPNNGPGGMRGPHPGGPPGPHPGDFFGGPNGPGPNGPPGRMMMPGPGGPHHQMRGPPPHQGPPHHMQHNQGPPPHHMQHQGPPPHQGPPPHRPPMQFQGPPQMQRPPGPDNMHFQGPPQMQRPRGPENTHFQGPPMQRPPGPRGEWGARPPHPLPPQQPQYPPHHQMPHQMPPPQHQPPGQGMPPPHHQMPPHAGPPRGPPPHAGMNGYPGVGPGAPAPHVNPAFFNQQPTQPAPGPQPGPQPGPPGPAPYGHPPHGAPPPQQGPPPGARQPPYGRPPQSYPGAEAVRPPHHAAPMPAPHLTHPPISEAEFEEVMGRNRTVSSSAIARAVSDAAAGEYASAIETLVTAISLIKQSKVAHDDRCKILISSLQDTLHGVETKSYSSSERSRRTERSRSREREREARAHHRSAPPRRRERSSSRYRDRSRDREDRDRYYRDYRERERDRSRSRDRERTDHYNRGHSREERPRGKSPVEPAAEAGGGDAPAAKSRAAPYYDERYRERRDREPVAAERERDHRREARH